ATCAGACCGGCATGCCCTTCATCTGCTGCCAACATACAGTCATCTGGATGTGTTTATGGGCAAAGAAGCGGCTAAAGATGTTTTCCCTCTGATGGTGCATGAACTTGAAAACGAAGGTTAGAAAAGTGAATCAATAATAATTATAGAGTAGATCAATATGGGTATTCCGAAACGGATTAAGCGATATGCAGGACGTTATGCACTGGTAGATGGAATCCCGTATGAAATGCCGGTAAGCGCCAGGAATTCTCCGGCATTGATGGCGGGATTTACCTGTGACTGGGAAAAGGCAAATGCACTGTTGCCCGGAAATGAGGTACACGCACTGCAACTTCCAAATGGCAAAGCGACATTGTTAGTTACCGTTATCAATTACGTTGATACCAGTATTGGAAAATATATCGAGTATAGCATCGCCATAGGTTGTACACGAGGGCCAAAACCTGCTCCTCGGATTTTAAACGCACTGCTGATGAAAAAATATGGAACAGGACAATATATTTTGGACCTGCCGGTGAGCTCTGAAATTTCAGTAAAAGGGGGAAAGGGAATCTGGGGTATGCCCAAGCACAAAGCAAACCTCGACTTTAAAGTCACCGATAATTCTGTCAGTTCGCAATATGAAAAAGATGGCAAGTTTGCATTTCGAATAGAGATGGAGAGGCCAAAATCTCCATCATTCAGGCTTAAAATTGGTGCGACCAACTACTGTAGGTTCAGAAATATGCTGATGGCTTCCTACATCTATTTTAATACCAAGGCCGGGGTAAATCTGTTTGGAAAAGCCAAAGCCAAACTGTTTATAGGGGATCACCCCAATGTCGCAATTCTCAGAGACATTGAAATTAATCCCGATCCCTACTTCACTCTTTTTATGCCGGCGGCCAACGGCGTTCTGGATGATCATTTTGACTGCTGGTTTATGACCTACGACGCCCCTCCGAAATCTATGCCGGAAGGGTTGGAGAGCATCATCGACCTGGGGTTGGATGAAACGTGGCTGGAGCCGCCTTCAATAACAAATTATGAAGAGTTCAAAATTTAACACTTTGCAAATCAGGAAAACCGGAGAACCAATGAAGCGATTACTGCTAAAGATCAACAAGGGGTTGTTATTTGCCTGTGTATCCATGTATTTCGGAACAGGGTGGTCACTCATATTTTTTTCGTTACCCTCGGTAGCTTCTCTGACTCCGGAAAATTATTACCAACAGTTTGTCCCACCTATAACCAGAGCTACTGATTTTTTCACCTATATGACTATTCTTATGATGATATCTGCTATCATTATTATTGTAGAGGAATGGAAATCAATTAGAAAATGGTATCCAATAGGAATTCTTGGAATGGTCATCGCAGCTACTTTACTCACCTCCTATTTCATTTTTCCATACAATGAACAGTTGGCTGCCGGGATAACCAGCCAGTTTGAATTAGATGAGGTTCTCAAAATCTGGCAAAACCTACATCTTGTACGAATGGGTTTTTGGACGGGTGAATGGCTGTTAATGCTACTCTATTTTTTCAGTATGATTTCGAGTAATTCAGATACGGTTCACCAAACTGAATAGACATGAAATTACTTAACTATTTTTTCTTTTTTACCTATATCGGATTAGTAATTTTGGCTGGATTCTGGGGAGCTTTTATTGGGGCTGATTTAGATCAACAAATGCTGCTTGGCCTCGATACAAATGTTCTGGCAGAAAAGACCCGGGCCAATGTTCTTACACAATACAGATTTCTGAGAGCTATGGAATTGGGGTATGGTCTGTTTGCCATCGTTTTCCGGGAAGAAATCTTTTCTATTAAAAAGTTCAACCTCCTTTTTCTGGTAATTATGCTTGCCGGAGTATTAGCTCGCGTTATATCGCTGATCGTAGACGGTTATCCACACTGGATTTTTTATTTCTTCATGATATACGAAGGAATAGGCGTCGTAATTATTTACCTCTATTCACAAAAAGAATTAGGGATATATAAAAAGAAACAGATATGAAACACCACCATAATTAATTTTAAACCTTAGATGAAGAAACTATGGTCTATAAAAATTATTTAGAAATCATTCTCAAATGGATCAGCGCACTGACGATAGTCAGTGGTCTGGTTCAGATACTTGCCCCGGGATTTGTGCTGAATATGATTGGCGGAGAAATCAACGATTCCACCATGTACATGTTCGGGATTATCGGGATGTTTATGATGCTTTTTGGCGGACTACTCCTTCAAGCACTGTTTAGCAAAAAGGACCACCCGGTTGCGGTACTCTGGTGTGCCCTGCAAAAATTTGGAGCCGGTGTTGCTGTTACATTGGCTGTTGGAAGCGGACTTTTTTCCTTACTGGCACTTGGTGTGGCTCTCTTCGACCTGTTTTCAGGAGTTCTGATTGCAATTTATTGGTACTCAATTTCTAAAAAAGAATCTACACTGTAATGCAACCAACTCCAGTTCACATATCCGGTGCAGTTCCCGATCATTACAGCGGGCCGGTTCGGTCGCTGGTTTTGGCGGGCGGGGGAATGAGAGTTGCATATCAGGCAGGCGTCATTCGCGCATTGCTGGAGCAAGATTACAGTTTTAATCATGTGGATGGCACCTCCGGCGGGATTATGAATTTAGCCATGCTTTTGTCGGGCCTTACGCCGGAAGAGATGTGTGAGCGGTGGAGAACTTTGGATGTTAAGAAGTTTGTGTCGATGCTGCCGTTTGATGAATATCTTCGCCTGCATAAGTCGAAAGCGATGGGCGATGCAGATGGAATCATCAATCACGTATTTCCACACCTGGGAATTGATCCGGAAAAAATCCGTTCGGCAAAGGGGATAGAGGGCACGTTTAATGTTTGTAACTATACCAAAAAAACTAATGAGGCCATTCACCATTCAGAAGTAGCACTGGAGCACCTGGTTGCGGGAATTTCACTGCCCATCTTTATGCCGGCTGTGGAGTACGGTGGTAATTCATATATCGATTCGGTATGGATCAAAGATGCCAATGTGATGGAGGCTGTAAAGCGTGGTGCGGAGGAGATCTGGCTAGTCTGGTGTATTGGCAATCATGGGGTTTATAAAGATGGGGCTTTTGATCAGTATGTGCATATGATTGAGATGAGCGCCAATGGAGTGCTGTTTGAAGAGTTTGACCGGATCAACGAGCTGAACGAGCGAATTAAAAAAGGAGATTCACCCTATGGGCAAACATCGCCAGTAAAGTTGCACGTGATTAAACCTGACTACCCGCTGCCGCTTGACCCCGATTACTTTTTTGGCCGGATTGATGCGTCTACCCTGATCACTATCGGTTACTCAGATACGACTAAATATCTGACTAAGATGAATGAAGATGGCATCCCGTTTACACCGGCTGCTACAAGGATGAAAGATCCCGTACCGGGGATTGCGTTTCGGGAAAAGATGGAAGGGTGGTTCAGTCTGGACACGGACAAACCTGAAGAGGGGGAGGAAAAAGGCAAAGAAAAAAATACCCGTTTATCACTGAATGCAGCAATCTATATAAGGGATTTGCCGGAATTTTTGAAAGACCCCAAGTCAGCTGGCACCATGACGGGGCATGTCTCATTCGAACCCTTTGATGAATATTTACCTGCAAAAGAGGGCGTTTTTAACCTGTTTGTAGAACAGGAAGCCCCCGATACAAAATTGATGATTTATGAAATGCAGTTCGATTACGAAGGAACTTCATATTACCTGGCCGGGAAAAAAGTAGTTCGGGATGATCCGGGGTTCGATTTGTGGGAAGACACGACCACATTACGTGTACAGCTTCATAAAGGAAAGGATAAAACCGGACCCGTTGCGGGAGCCGGGGTATTGACATTATCAAAAGCTGAACTGTTTAATCTGCTTCGTACCCTACACGCTATTGATGCCCGCGATGCGGCAGAGAAATTTAACCTGATCGCCAATTTTGGCTCTTTCTTTTTGGGAGAGCTCTGGGATTCCTATAAGGGAATCATCAACAAGCCAACGGATAAAAAAAGTAAAATCAGATATTATGCTAAGCTTTTGGGTATTGCCGTGGCCATAGCCGCTGCCGGCAGCCTGGGATATCTGTTTTTCTTTGGATAAGGAATTTATGAAACAGACAGTCATCTTATTTGGGCTGCCTACCGAAGCTCTAACGCAGGCAGGCCTTAATCTCCTCCTTGAGAAGGAGGGGACTTGAAGGATCCAAAAGGAAGATTATTAATCGGATTGAGGTTAAATGTTTAATCAAATCAA
This is a stretch of genomic DNA from Rhodohalobacter barkolensis. It encodes these proteins:
- a CDS encoding acetoacetate decarboxylase family protein, giving the protein MGIPKRIKRYAGRYALVDGIPYEMPVSARNSPALMAGFTCDWEKANALLPGNEVHALQLPNGKATLLVTVINYVDTSIGKYIEYSIAIGCTRGPKPAPRILNALLMKKYGTGQYILDLPVSSEISVKGGKGIWGMPKHKANLDFKVTDNSVSSQYEKDGKFAFRIEMERPKSPSFRLKIGATNYCRFRNMLMASYIYFNTKAGVNLFGKAKAKLFIGDHPNVAILRDIEINPDPYFTLFMPAANGVLDDHFDCWFMTYDAPPKSMPEGLESIIDLGLDETWLEPPSITNYEEFKI
- a CDS encoding patatin-like phospholipase family protein — encoded protein: MQPTPVHISGAVPDHYSGPVRSLVLAGGGMRVAYQAGVIRALLEQDYSFNHVDGTSGGIMNLAMLLSGLTPEEMCERWRTLDVKKFVSMLPFDEYLRLHKSKAMGDADGIINHVFPHLGIDPEKIRSAKGIEGTFNVCNYTKKTNEAIHHSEVALEHLVAGISLPIFMPAVEYGGNSYIDSVWIKDANVMEAVKRGAEEIWLVWCIGNHGVYKDGAFDQYVHMIEMSANGVLFEEFDRINELNERIKKGDSPYGQTSPVKLHVIKPDYPLPLDPDYFFGRIDASTLITIGYSDTTKYLTKMNEDGIPFTPAATRMKDPVPGIAFREKMEGWFSLDTDKPEEGEEKGKEKNTRLSLNAAIYIRDLPEFLKDPKSAGTMTGHVSFEPFDEYLPAKEGVFNLFVEQEAPDTKLMIYEMQFDYEGTSYYLAGKKVVRDDPGFDLWEDTTTLRVQLHKGKDKTGPVAGAGVLTLSKAELFNLLRTLHAIDARDAAEKFNLIANFGSFFLGELWDSYKGIINKPTDKKSKIRYYAKLLGIAVAIAAAGSLGYLFFFG
- a CDS encoding DUF4345 family protein, producing the protein MKLLNYFFFFTYIGLVILAGFWGAFIGADLDQQMLLGLDTNVLAEKTRANVLTQYRFLRAMELGYGLFAIVFREEIFSIKKFNLLFLVIMLAGVLARVISLIVDGYPHWIFYFFMIYEGIGVVIIYLYSQKELGIYKKKQI
- a CDS encoding DUF1772 domain-containing protein, whose product is MKRLLLKINKGLLFACVSMYFGTGWSLIFFSLPSVASLTPENYYQQFVPPITRATDFFTYMTILMMISAIIIIVEEWKSIRKWYPIGILGMVIAATLLTSYFIFPYNEQLAAGITSQFELDEVLKIWQNLHLVRMGFWTGEWLLMLLYFFSMISSNSDTVHQTE
- a CDS encoding patatin, producing the protein MVYKNYLEIILKWISALTIVSGLVQILAPGFVLNMIGGEINDSTMYMFGIIGMFMMLFGGLLLQALFSKKDHPVAVLWCALQKFGAGVAVTLAVGSGLFSLLALGVALFDLFSGVLIAIYWYSISKKESTL